From Paracoccus aminovorans, one genomic window encodes:
- a CDS encoding glutamine synthetase family protein: MKPHWIDETPAAAQDYVAGRRLDEVECIVADIAGVARGKAMPASKFAHQERFYLPNSIFLQTITGDWADNPSGAFTEPDMILTPDFSTATAAPWTADVTLQVIHDVSDQSGNPVSIAPRNLLKRVVELYRAKGWKPIVAPEMEFFLTARNIDPNQPIMPPMGRSGRRAAAKQAYSMSAVDEYGKVIDDIYDFAEAQGFEIDGILQEGGAGQVEINLNHGDPVHLADQIFYFKRLIREAALRHDCFATFMAKPIEGEPGSAMHIHHSVVGLEDGRNIFSDAQGRETPRFLHFIAGMQKHLPAAVALLAPYVNSYRRYVPDFAAPINLEWGRDNRTTGLRVPVSGPEARRLENRLAGMDCNPYLGLAASLACGYLGLCEQENPRAECLGDAYMSEDELPYNLGDALDLMDESAAMRETLGSEFVDVYQAVKRNEYKEFLQVISPWEREHLLLNV; encoded by the coding sequence ATGAAGCCGCACTGGATCGACGAAACCCCCGCCGCCGCGCAGGATTACGTCGCCGGCCGCCGGCTGGACGAGGTCGAGTGCATCGTCGCCGACATCGCCGGCGTCGCGCGCGGCAAGGCCATGCCGGCCTCAAAATTCGCGCATCAGGAGCGGTTCTACCTGCCGAACTCGATCTTTCTGCAGACGATCACCGGCGATTGGGCCGACAACCCCTCGGGCGCCTTCACCGAGCCGGACATGATCCTGACCCCGGATTTTTCCACCGCGACCGCCGCGCCCTGGACGGCCGATGTGACCTTGCAGGTGATCCACGACGTCTCGGACCAGTCCGGCAATCCGGTGTCCATCGCACCCCGCAACCTGCTGAAGCGCGTGGTCGAGCTCTACCGCGCCAAGGGCTGGAAGCCCATCGTCGCACCCGAGATGGAATTCTTCCTGACCGCCCGCAACATCGACCCGAACCAGCCGATCATGCCGCCCATGGGCCGCTCGGGCCGGCGGGCAGCGGCGAAACAGGCCTATTCCATGTCGGCGGTGGACGAATACGGCAAGGTCATCGACGACATCTACGATTTCGCCGAGGCGCAGGGCTTCGAGATCGACGGCATCCTGCAAGAGGGCGGCGCCGGCCAGGTCGAGATCAACCTGAACCACGGCGATCCGGTGCATCTGGCCGACCAGATCTTCTACTTCAAGCGGCTGATCCGCGAGGCGGCGCTGCGCCACGACTGTTTCGCCACCTTCATGGCCAAGCCCATCGAGGGCGAGCCGGGCAGCGCCATGCACATCCACCATTCGGTGGTCGGGCTGGAGGACGGCCGCAACATCTTTTCCGACGCTCAGGGGCGCGAGACGCCGCGTTTCCTGCATTTCATCGCCGGGATGCAGAAGCACCTGCCGGCGGCGGTGGCGCTGCTCGCCCCCTATGTCAACAGCTATCGCCGCTATGTCCCCGACTTCGCGGCGCCGATCAACCTGGAATGGGGCCGCGACAACCGCACCACCGGGCTGCGCGTGCCGGTTTCGGGACCCGAGGCGCGGCGGCTGGAAAACCGGCTGGCGGGGATGGACTGCAACCCCTATCTGGGCCTGGCCGCCAGCCTGGCCTGCGGCTATCTGGGACTGTGCGAACAGGAAAATCCCCGCGCCGAATGCCTGGGCGACGCCTATATGTCCGAGGACGAGTTGCCCTATAACCTGGGCGATGCGCTGGACCTGATGGACGAGAGCGCGGCGATGCGCGAGACGCTGGGATCGGAGTTCGTCGATGTCTACCAGGCGGTGAAGCGCAACGAATACAAGGAATTCCTGCAAGTGATCAGCCCGTGGGAACGCGAGCATCTGCTGCTGAACGTGTGA
- a CDS encoding NAD(P)/FAD-dependent oxidoreductase, with protein sequence MNLLFSNDRPGEYPPSLYAATRDTLPAFPQQRGEERADVVVVGAGYTGLSAALHLAEAGFSVMVLEAHRVGFGASGRNGGQLGSGQRLEVDELERLAGVPAAHRLWDMAEEAKALTRDLAARAGVPVADGIAHAFRKPAEFEHARGMIEMLGRDYGYDRIEALDREAFRALVPSNAYIAGELDHGAGHLHPLNLALGMARLADAAGAQIREVSHVHRIRHGRAGEKSIVQTSKGRVVCDHVLLAGNGYLGQLDNQVAARVMPINNFIVATEPLRARAAEVLTRPIGVHDTKFVVNYWRLDPEGRLIFGGGENVSYRFPKDIAAKVRKPLLEIYPGLADVRLTHAWGGTLAITMNRMPCFARPAPNCLSASGYSGHGLALATLAGKLMAQAVAGQAQGFDTMAALPSRPFPGGAALRWPLLVAGMGWYSLRDRLGF encoded by the coding sequence ATGAACCTGTTGTTTTCCAACGACCGGCCGGGGGAATATCCGCCGAGCCTCTATGCGGCGACCCGGGACACGCTGCCCGCATTCCCGCAGCAGCGGGGCGAGGAGCGCGCCGATGTGGTCGTGGTCGGCGCGGGCTATACCGGGTTGTCGGCGGCGCTGCATCTGGCCGAAGCGGGGTTCTCGGTCATGGTGCTGGAGGCGCATCGCGTCGGATTCGGCGCCTCGGGGCGCAATGGCGGGCAGCTGGGCTCGGGGCAGCGGCTGGAGGTCGATGAGCTGGAGCGGCTGGCCGGCGTTCCGGCCGCGCATCGGCTGTGGGACATGGCCGAGGAAGCCAAGGCGCTGACCCGCGATCTGGCCGCGCGTGCGGGCGTGCCGGTCGCGGACGGCATCGCCCATGCCTTTCGCAAGCCGGCCGAGTTCGAGCATGCCCGCGGCATGATCGAGATGCTGGGTCGCGACTACGGTTATGACCGGATCGAGGCGCTGGACCGGGAGGCGTTCCGGGCGCTGGTGCCCTCGAACGCCTATATTGCTGGCGAGTTGGATCATGGCGCGGGGCATCTGCATCCGCTGAACCTGGCGCTCGGCATGGCGCGGCTGGCCGATGCGGCCGGGGCGCAGATTCGAGAGGTGAGCCATGTCCATCGCATTCGCCATGGCCGGGCGGGCGAGAAAAGCATCGTCCAGACGAGCAAGGGCCGGGTCGTCTGCGATCATGTCCTCCTGGCCGGGAACGGCTATCTGGGCCAGCTGGACAACCAAGTCGCTGCCCGCGTCATGCCGATCAACAATTTCATCGTTGCGACCGAACCCTTGCGCGCGCGCGCGGCCGAGGTGCTGACCCGGCCCATCGGCGTGCATGACACGAAATTCGTGGTGAATTACTGGCGGCTGGACCCCGAGGGCCGGCTGATCTTTGGCGGCGGCGAGAATGTCAGCTATCGCTTCCCGAAGGACATCGCCGCCAAGGTCCGAAAGCCGCTGCTGGAGATCTATCCCGGGCTTGCCGATGTGAGGCTGACCCATGCCTGGGGCGGCACGCTGGCGATCACCATGAACCGGATGCCCTGTTTCGCCCGGCCGGCGCCGAACTGCCTGTCGGCCAGCGGCTATTCGGGGCACGGGCTGGCGCTGGCGACGCTGGCCGGCAAGCTGATGGCGCAGGCGGTGGCGGGTCAGGCGCAGGGTTTCGACACCATGGCCGCCCTGCCCTCACGCCCCTTTCCCGGCGGGGCCGCCCTGCGCTGGCCGCTGCTGGTCGCCGGCATGGGCTGGTATTCCCTGCGCGACCGGCTCGGTTTTTGA
- a CDS encoding DUF2062 domain-containing protein, whose translation MFKRRKPLSYAQMWTEMFYPRSGWKRASKYVLHRLRRLPDRPHRVARGWAAGIFISFTPFFGFHLMGAALIAWIIRGNILAALLGTFVGNPLTTPFVALTATGLGRWILGVEGKFTPHLIFEEFTRAGSELWNNLLAPVTDRVAHWDQLLQFNEQIFTPYMVGGVIEGLPICIAIHYLTVPVIKAYHRHRERQMAERIARAKARRATELASKAPSSKTEPVAQGIPAHAGDQQRPAQGGPAGKGA comes from the coding sequence ATGTTCAAGCGCCGCAAGCCGCTGAGCTATGCTCAGATGTGGACCGAGATGTTCTATCCGCGCTCGGGCTGGAAACGCGCGTCGAAATACGTGCTGCACCGGCTGCGGCGGCTGCCCGACCGGCCGCATCGCGTGGCGCGGGGCTGGGCGGCGGGGATCTTCATCTCGTTCACGCCCTTCTTCGGCTTCCACCTGATGGGGGCGGCGCTGATCGCCTGGATCATCCGCGGCAATATCCTGGCAGCGCTTCTGGGCACCTTCGTCGGCAATCCGCTGACCACGCCTTTCGTGGCACTGACCGCGACCGGGCTGGGCCGCTGGATCCTGGGGGTCGAGGGCAAGTTCACCCCGCATCTGATCTTCGAGGAATTCACCCGCGCCGGCAGCGAACTGTGGAACAACCTGCTGGCGCCGGTGACCGACCGGGTGGCGCATTGGGACCAGCTCTTGCAATTCAACGAGCAGATCTTCACGCCCTATATGGTCGGCGGCGTGATCGAGGGCCTGCCGATCTGCATCGCCATCCATTACCTGACGGTGCCGGTCATCAAGGCCTATCACCGTCACCGCGAAAGGCAGATGGCCGAGCGCATCGCCCGCGCCAAGGCCCGCCGCGCCACGGAATTGGCTTCAAAAGCCCCGTCCTCAAAAACCGAGCCGGTCGCGCAGGGAATACCAGCCCATGCCGGCGACCAGCAGCGGCCAGCGCAGGGCGGCCCCGCCGGGAAAGGGGCGTGA